The Humulus lupulus chromosome 3, drHumLupu1.1, whole genome shotgun sequence genome window below encodes:
- the LOC133823023 gene encoding putative pentatricopeptide repeat-containing protein At1g26500, which yields MGFRTLKEVVERLCGSKLVDEAKFLVFKLKDWIKLDGVTYKFLIKGFCNVGNLIEVSKMWNLKMNEGLELENDPVEKMMETVFKMDQFDEAIKLLQAMRSKRMEDLWISYSFVIYWMCRRDKASQANNLDFGVTGILGFTKRLSEYSL from the coding sequence ATGGGTTTTAGGACTTTGAAGGAAGTAGTTGAGAGACTATGTGGGAGTAAACTTGTGGATGAAGCTAAATTTTTGGTTTTCAAATTGAAAGATTGGATTAAGCTTGATGGGGTTACGTATAAGTTTTTGATCAAGGGGTTTTGCAATGTGGGTAATTTGATTGAGGTTTCAAAGATGTGGAATTTGAAGATGAATGAAGGGCTTGAGCTGGAAAACGATCCTGTTGAGAAAATGATGGAGACCGTTTTCAAGATGGATCAATTTGATGAGGCAATAAAGCTTTTACAAGCAATGAGGTCTAAGAGGATGGAAGATTTGTGGATCTCTTATAGTTTTGTGATATATTGGATGTGCAGAAGGGACAAGGCTTCTCAAGCTAATAACTTAGACTTTGGGGTCACTGGTATTCTGGGTTTTACCAAGAGGTTGAGTGAGTATAGCTTATAA